TGACCGGACCGCGTGAGAATCCTCTACGCGAGCCAGTATTTCCCGCCCGAGATGGGCGCGCCCGCCGCACGCGTCTCCGCGCTGGCGCGTCGCTGGGCCGCGCGCGGTCACGACGTCACCGTGTTGACCGCGTTTCCCAACCACCCGACCGGCGTGATCCCCCCGGAGTACCGGGGCGAGATTCGCCGGCTCGAGACGTGGCACGGCGCGAGGGTGGTGCGGACGTTCGTCTGGGCCGCCGCGAACAAGGGCGTCCTGAAGCGCGGGATCGCCTACGCCTCGTGGGCCGCCTCCGCGATCGCGCTCGGTCACGGACCGGCCGGACGCCCCGACCTCGTTCTCGCGACCTCGCCGCAGTTCCTGGTCGCACTGTCCGGCTGGGCCCTCTCCCGCCTCAAGGGAGTCCCCTTCGTCCTGGAGGTCCGCGACCTCTGGCCCGATTCGATCGTGGCCGTGGGCGCCTTGCCGCCGCATTCGCCCGCGATCCGCGCGCTGCGCCGACTCGAGCGCTTCGTCTACGGCCAGGCGGACCTCGTCGTTTCGGTCACGCGGAGCTTCGTGCCCCATCTGCGCTCGAACGGCGCGCGCCGCGTCGCGGTGATCCCGAACGGCGCCGATCCGGAACAGTTCCGCGTCGACGCCTCGCGCGACGCCCTGCGGGAGCGGTACGGGCTCGGAGACCGGTTCGTCGCCGTGTTCGCGGGCACCCTCGGGATGGCCCACGGCCTCGAGACCGTGATCGATGCGGCGGAGCGCCTGCGTGACGACCCGCGATTCCTCTTCTGGCTCGTCGGCGAGGGGGCGAGGCGGTCGGAGCTCGAGGCGGAGGCCGCACGCCGCGGACTGACGAACGTCCGATTCGAGGGGCAGGTCGATCGATCCGCCATTCCCGGCGTGCTGGC
The genomic region above belongs to Candidatus Polarisedimenticolaceae bacterium and contains:
- a CDS encoding glycosyltransferase family 4 protein, translated to MRILYASQYFPPEMGAPAARVSALARRWAARGHDVTVLTAFPNHPTGVIPPEYRGEIRRLETWHGARVVRTFVWAAANKGVLKRGIAYASWAASAIALGHGPAGRPDLVLATSPQFLVALSGWALSRLKGVPFVLEVRDLWPDSIVAVGALPPHSPAIRALRRLERFVYGQADLVVSVTRSFVPHLRSNGARRVAVIPNGADPEQFRVDASRDALRERYGLGDRFVAVFAGTLGMAHGLETVIDAAERLRDDPRFLFWLVGEGARRSELEAEAARRGLTNVRFEGQVDRSAIPGVLAAADASLVLLRPTPLFETVLPSKMFEAMAAGCPIVLGVRGEACEVLETSGGGIAIPPGDADALVAALRRLAADPVGARRMAERGRAFVAREYSHEAMAERYERELLELLRDLRG